The following coding sequences are from one Eleginops maclovinus isolate JMC-PN-2008 ecotype Puerto Natales chromosome 13, JC_Emac_rtc_rv5, whole genome shotgun sequence window:
- the zbtb22b gene encoding zinc finger and BTB domain-containing protein 22b yields MQSLPMEVGSSSSSSSAAPRDTSGPVVQVCFPSAQASVLGSLNRQREDGRLCDLSIHVQGHVFKAHRCVLAASSPYFHDQVLLKNMSTVSIPAVMDPLAFESVLSCAYTGQLRMLRDDIVNYLTVGSVLQMWHIVDKCTELLREGRAAAGGGVGGGGAVQDGVSVGGGGSANLGCSSSNGDGIAGAGNRAGSDDGVGDGVAQVMGSNEPQRDSLPPSRPSVSESQSPSSTNYFSPRDGGGAAAAGAPADGGRASNTPSYCTPSGGEEAFLIEEEEDDLEEEEEEVMYHQRKREREGGSGRRKKMSSVSEQEVGVSDSFGVSSYQDGEHMPLQRRPAYSQPSIMPRKQWVVVKTERMEDDDLIVVSGEEGGEDEDEEEEREMELARERERGNFNISNVRSLSADLPTRAESDMDSQVDYCQSSEDYLKFEGSLMDQSLAQHLHDSAAGQSQSANRAVSALLGQVQSAASARAQLFPLDMQGNQILLYSQASGLSLDGAPPPLGMAGGMIGGTSFKGPSLEHGAVHLSVQGGLGADGMDGGGIGGGGSGSHSSTGGSGKVFMCHCGKTFTHKSMRDRHINMHLDLRPFHCPVCAKKFKMKHHLTEHMKTHTGLKPYDCLSCGKKFMWRDSFMRHRSHCERRSGLGEGGEGGSGGEGVRRGGGGGEDGQDLMSSSHLLLSAGEGGQGSVVGGGGGGGRGGVSVSSQHLSNSVLSQATGSSSNSVNNMAATGALLGVSQGPGQGAGMFAALGLGRSVCEEDVCEVSANDSSVT; encoded by the exons ATGCAGTCCCTGCCCATGGAggtgggcagcagcagcagcagcagtagcgcAGCTCCCAGAGACACATCTGGCCCGGTTGTGCAGGTGTGCTTCCCCAGCGCTCAGGCCTCGGTGCTGGGCAGTCTGAACCGGCAGAGAGAAGACGGCCGGCTCTGTGACCTCTCCATCCACGTCCAGGGTCACGTGTTCAAAGCCCACCGCTGCGTGCTGGCCGCCTCCTCTCCCTACTTCCATGACCAG GTCCTCCTGAAGAACATGTCCACAGTCTCCATCCCAGCCGTGATGGACCCGCTGGCGTTTGAGAGCGTGCTGAGCTGCGCCTACACTGGGCAGCTCCGGATGCTGCGCGACGACATCGTCAACTACCTGACGGTTGGCAGCGTCCTGCAGATGTGGCACATCGTCGACAAATGCACCGAGCTGCTGAGGGAGGGCCGGGCAGCAGCTGGCGGAGGAGTAGGTGGCGGAGGTGCCGTGCAGGACGGGGTCAgtgttggaggaggagggtcgGCTAACCTcggatgcagcagcagcaatggAGACGGTATTGCAGGCGCTGGTAACAGAGCTGGTAGTGATGATGGTGTGGGTGATGGAGTAGCCCAGGTGATGGGGTCCAACGAGCCGCAGCGTGACTCCCTCCCCCCCAGCCGCCCGTCAGTGAGCGAGAGTCAATCCCCCAGCAGCACCAACTACTTCAGCCCCAGAGACGGGGGCGGTGCAGCCGCAGCCGGAGCTCCAGCGGATGGAGGCAGGGCCAGCAACACCCCCAGCTACTGCACCccatcaggaggagaggaagccTTTCTtattgaggaagaggaggacgacttagaggaggaagaggaagaagtgaTGTATCACcaaaggaagagagaaagagaaggaggaagcggaaggaggaagaagatgagctCAGTGTCGGAGCAGGAAGTCGGGGTCAGCGACAGCTTCGGCGTGTCTTCCTATCAG GACGGGGAGCACATGCCGCTGCAGAGGCGTCCTGCCTACAGCCAGCCCAGCATCATGCCTCGCAAACAGTGGGTGGTGGTGAAGACCGAACGCATGGAGGACGACGACCTCATCGTGGTGTccggggaggaggggggagaagatgaggacgaggaggaggagagggagatggagcTCGCccgggagagggagagaggcaaCTTCAACATCTCCAACGTTAGGAGCCTTTCAGCCGACCTGCCAACCAGAGCAGAGAGCGACATGGACTCACAG GTGGACTACTGCCAGTCTTCAGAGGACTACCTCAAGTTTGAAGGCAGCTTAATGGACCAGTCTCTGGCTCAGCACCTCCATGACAGCGCGGCAGGTCAGAGCCAGAGCGCTAACCGAGCCGTGTCAGCGCTGCTGGGCCAGGTCCAGTCTGCAGCCTCGGCCCGGGCTCAGCTCTTCCCCCTGGACATGCAGGGGAACCAGATCCTCCTCTACAGCCAGGCCTCCGGACTCTCTCTTGACGGGGCTCCCCCTCCCCTGGGGATGGCAGGCGGTATGATCGGAGGAACCTCCTTCAAAGGGCCCAGTCTGGAGCATGGCGCGGTCCATTTGTCAGTGCAAGGCGGCCTAGGAGCTGATGGCATGGACGGTGGAGGGATTGGAGGTGGAGGAAGCGGCAGTCACAGCAGCACTGGGGGTTCTGGGAAGGTGTTTATGTGCCACTGCGGTAAGACGTTCACTCACAAGAGCATGAGGGACCGCCACATCAACATGCACCTGGACCTGAGGCCCTTCCACTGCCCCGTCTGTGCcaagaagttcaagatgaagCATCACCTCACCGAGCACATGAAGACGCACACGGGCCTCAAGCCGTACGACTGCCTCAGCTGCGGCAAGAAGTTCATGTGGCGCGACAGCTTCATGAGGCACCGCTCACACTGCGAGAGGCGCAGCGGGCTGGGGGAGGGCGGCGAGGGTGGGAGCGGCGGCGAGGGagtgagaagaggaggaggtggaggcgaAGATGGGCAAGATCTGATGTcctcctctcacctcctcctgtCTGCAGGTGAGGGAGGACAGGGTAGTgttgttggaggaggaggagggggagggaggggaggcgTGTCGGTTTCTTCTCAGCATCTTTCCAACAGTGTTCTGTCTCAGgcaacaggaagcagcagcaacagtgttAACAACATGGCCGCCACTGGAGCACTGCTAGGGGTCTCCCAGGGTCCCGGTCAGGGGGCAGGGATGTTTGCTGCTCTAGGGTTGGGtcgaagtgtgtgtgaggaggacgTGTGTGAAGTCAGTGCTAATGATAGCAGTGTGACCTAA